The following proteins are co-located in the Poseidonibacter antarcticus genome:
- a CDS encoding ribose-phosphate pyrophosphokinase, which produces MSRYKIFSGSANPEFTAKVGSYLGIRVSNAKCDKFSDGEMSVQITESVRGQDVFIIQPTCAPTNDNLMELLIMVDALKRSSAKSISAVIPYYGYARQDRKAAPRVPITAKLVADLLEAAGITRVVTIDLHAAQIQGFFNIPADNLFGSILFVDYLKSKNLPNPIIASPDIGGVARARSYADKLGYDLVIVDKKREKANESEVMNIIGDVKGKDVILVDDMVDTAGTLVKAAEVLKKRGATSVMACCTHGVLSGPAYERIANGVLDELIVSDTIPTRKDAKKITVLTASVIIGETIRRIQNNESVNSIFIA; this is translated from the coding sequence ATGTCAAGGTATAAAATTTTTAGTGGTTCAGCTAATCCTGAATTTACAGCAAAAGTTGGTAGTTATTTAGGTATTAGAGTGTCAAATGCTAAATGTGATAAATTTAGTGATGGAGAAATGTCTGTTCAAATTACGGAAAGTGTAAGAGGACAAGATGTTTTTATTATTCAACCCACATGTGCTCCTACAAATGATAATTTAATGGAACTACTAATTATGGTAGATGCATTAAAAAGATCAAGTGCAAAATCAATCTCTGCAGTAATCCCATATTATGGATATGCAAGACAAGATAGAAAAGCAGCTCCTAGAGTTCCAATTACTGCTAAACTAGTTGCAGATCTTTTAGAAGCTGCAGGTATTACTAGAGTTGTAACTATAGATTTACATGCTGCTCAAATTCAAGGTTTTTTTAATATCCCTGCGGATAACTTATTTGGTTCAATATTATTTGTTGACTATCTTAAAAGTAAAAACTTACCTAATCCAATAATTGCTAGTCCAGATATTGGTGGAGTTGCTCGTGCTAGATCATATGCAGACAAATTAGGATATGATTTAGTTATTGTTGATAAAAAAAGAGAAAAAGCTAATGAATCTGAAGTTATGAATATCATTGGAGATGTTAAAGGTAAAGATGTAATTTTAGTTGATGATATGGTTGATACTGCAGGAACACTTGTAAAAGCTGCTGAAGTATTAAAGAAAAGAGGAGCAACTTCAGTTATGGCTTGTTGTACACATGGTGTTCTTTCAGGTCCTGCATATGAAAGAATTGCGAATGGTGTTTTAGATGAATTAATTGTTTCAGACACAATTCCTACACGAAAAGATGCTAAAAAGATAACTGTTTTAACTGCCTCTGTAATTATTGGTGAAACAATAAGAAGAATACAAAACAATGAATCTGTTAATTCAATATTTATTGCTTAA
- a CDS encoding OmpA family protein: protein MKKIILSTVVCASMMFAANSEYKYEITPMIGGAYSEGNLGLEKDYMNGGIALGFNQFDSMIDQVEIAAFRTVEDVDYTNSINRDTGITRIFVNVIKDYPLTSNMSLYALAGAGVEFFDDAANNNNNEDGLVGNYGGGFKYKIADQFALKLDVRHLIEADSGDNTLLYNLGFSVPFGKVAKAPIVVPAPVVVPKDSDNDGVIDSKDKCPNTVAGAVVNEMGCELDDDNDGVVNRLDQCPNTISGAEVDTIGCMTLVNLNINFDTNSAVVKKDYHQRIVNFANAMKNNTKLKARIEAHTDSVGTSKYNQSLSEKRAASTVEVLKSLNIDSSRLTAIGYGETKPVASNKTKEGKAQNRRVEAVIIK from the coding sequence ATGAAAAAAATTATTTTATCAACTGTAGTTTGCGCATCAATGATGTTTGCAGCTAATAGTGAATATAAGTATGAGATTACACCAATGATTGGTGGAGCATATTCAGAAGGTAACTTAGGATTAGAAAAAGATTATATGAATGGTGGTATAGCATTAGGATTTAATCAATTCGATTCGATGATTGATCAAGTTGAAATTGCTGCATTTAGAACAGTTGAAGATGTTGATTATACTAATTCAATAAATAGAGATACTGGTATTACAAGAATTTTTGTAAATGTTATAAAAGATTATCCATTAACTTCAAATATGTCTTTATATGCATTAGCAGGGGCTGGTGTTGAGTTCTTTGACGATGCTGCAAATAATAACAATAATGAAGATGGTCTTGTAGGAAACTACGGTGGTGGATTCAAATATAAAATAGCAGATCAGTTTGCATTAAAATTAGATGTTAGACATTTAATCGAAGCAGATAGTGGAGATAATACTTTATTATATAACTTAGGATTCTCTGTTCCATTTGGAAAAGTTGCAAAAGCACCAATTGTTGTTCCTGCACCAGTTGTTGTTCCAAAAGATTCTGATAATGATGGTGTTATTGATTCAAAAGACAAATGTCCTAATACAGTTGCAGGTGCAGTTGTTAATGAAATGGGTTGTGAATTAGATGATGATAATGATGGTGTTGTTAATAGATTAGACCAATGTCCTAATACAATTTCAGGTGCAGAAGTTGATACTATTGGTTGTATGACATTAGTTAATTTAAATATTAATTTTGACACTAATTCAGCAGTTGTAAAAAAAGATTACCACCAAAGAATTGTAAACTTCGCAAATGCAATGAAAAATAACACTAAGTTAAAAGCAAGAATTGAAGCACATACTGATTCTGTTGGTACATCTAAATATAATCAAAGTTTATCTGAAAAAAGAGCAGCTTCTACAGTAGAAGTTTTAAAATCATTAAATATTGATTCTTCAAGATTAACAGCGATAGGTTATGGTGAAACTAAACCAGTTGCTAGTAATAAAACTAAAGAGGGAAAAGCTCAAAATAGAAGAGTTGAAGCTGTAATTATTAAATAA
- a CDS encoding OmpA family protein — MKKILLTSTLCVSFMFAQSAPSSNYNYEVTPFAAGILSDSQANLDDDHYLNGGISLAKNLEESFIDQVELAIMRSESIEYKSGGNTNVNRVFINAVKKLPLTEKLAAYGLVGAGYQDVTQEKKDNDDSALLNYGVGLRYDLPYYGIALKGDVRHLFGINDKSNDFMYTVGLAMPLGKKYPEKIVAKVPVVNEEIEDGDDDNDGVLNSKDLCPNTYPGAKVDENGCELDDDNDGVVNRLDKCPDTSPGVKVNKDGCVATIDLKINFDTDKTIIKPKYSGRLHEFAKILKENSKLTALIEGHTDSVGTEEYNEDLSARRAASAVKYLEKLDIDPSRLESTHYGETQPIASNATEEGRAENRRVIGLINQ; from the coding sequence ATGAAAAAAATATTATTAACATCAACGTTATGTGTATCTTTTATGTTTGCACAAAGTGCTCCAAGCAGTAACTATAATTATGAAGTAACACCATTTGCAGCAGGAATTTTATCAGATAGTCAAGCAAACCTTGATGATGATCATTATCTAAATGGAGGTATTTCTTTAGCAAAAAATTTAGAAGAATCTTTTATTGATCAAGTAGAACTTGCAATTATGAGAAGTGAAAGTATTGAATATAAAAGTGGTGGAAATACAAATGTAAATAGGGTATTTATAAATGCTGTAAAAAAACTACCTTTAACTGAAAAACTAGCCGCGTATGGTCTAGTTGGAGCTGGTTATCAAGATGTAACTCAAGAAAAAAAAGATAATGATGATTCAGCTTTATTAAATTATGGTGTTGGGTTAAGATATGATTTACCATACTATGGAATAGCTTTAAAAGGAGATGTTAGACATCTTTTCGGAATTAATGATAAATCAAATGATTTTATGTATACAGTAGGTTTAGCTATGCCTTTAGGAAAAAAATATCCTGAAAAAATTGTAGCAAAAGTTCCTGTAGTTAACGAAGAAATAGAAGATGGAGATGATGACAATGATGGAGTATTAAACTCAAAAGATTTATGTCCTAACACATACCCAGGAGCTAAAGTAGATGAAAATGGTTGTGAACTAGATGATGATAATGATGGTGTAGTAAATAGACTTGACAAATGTCCAGATACATCTCCAGGTGTTAAAGTAAATAAAGACGGTTGTGTTGCAACAATTGATTTAAAAATTAATTTTGATACAGATAAAACTATAATCAAACCTAAATATAGTGGTAGACTTCATGAATTTGCGAAAATTTTAAAAGAAAACTCTAAATTGACTGCACTTATTGAAGGACATACAGATTCTGTAGGTACAGAAGAATATAATGAAGATTTATCAGCAAGAAGAGCTGCCTCAGCTGTTAAATATTTAGAAAAATTAGATATTGATCCTTCAAGATTAGAATCAACTCACTATGGTGAAACTCAACCAATTGCTTCTAATGCTACAGAAGAAGGAAGAGCTGAAAACAGACGTGTTATTGGTTTAATTAATCAATAA
- the lepA gene encoding translation elongation factor 4, giving the protein MQENIRNFSIIAHIDHGKSTLADRIIQECGSVADRDMSAQVMDTMDIEKERGITIKAQSVRLDYVKDGQNYILNLIDTPGHVDFSYEVSRSLASSDGALLIIDATQGVEAQTIANVYIAMDNDLELLPVVNKIDLPSADPLRVLEEVEEAIGLDCTEHNLISAKTGVGVRDLIDSIVDRVPSPVGDTNAPTKALIYDSWFDNYLGALALVRVYDGSIKKGQVVRMMNTEHEQQVLSLMYPHPLKKQTTDEIKTGEIGIVVLGIKTVDIIAVGDTITDAKNRTAKAIDGFEPAKPFVFAGIYPIDTDKFEDLRDALDKLRLNDSSISYEPESSAALGSGFRAGFLGMLHMEVIKERLEREFNLDLIATAPTVIYEVLTNTGEKIVIRNPSELPEPNHIDTIFEPYVKATILVPDEFLGNVIKLLNDKRGIQNKMDYIGKRVLLEYDIPMNEIVMDFYDRLKSTTKGYASFDYEPIGFRPGVLQKLDIKVAGDVVDALSIIVPENKALSKGREFIKALKELIPRQLFEVAIQASIGSNIIARETVKSTGKNVTAKCYGGDITRKRKLLEKQKAGKKRMKSIGKVNVPQEAFMAVLKI; this is encoded by the coding sequence TTGCAAGAAAATATTAGAAACTTTAGTATCATTGCACATATCGATCATGGAAAATCTACGCTAGCTGATAGAATTATTCAAGAATGTGGTTCAGTAGCAGATAGAGATATGTCAGCACAAGTTATGGATACAATGGATATTGAAAAAGAGCGTGGAATTACTATTAAAGCTCAAAGTGTTAGACTTGACTATGTTAAAGATGGACAAAATTATATTCTAAACTTAATTGACACACCGGGTCATGTTGACTTTTCTTATGAAGTATCTCGTTCTTTAGCATCATCTGATGGCGCACTTTTAATTATAGATGCTACACAAGGTGTTGAAGCACAAACTATTGCAAATGTATATATTGCAATGGATAATGATTTAGAATTATTACCAGTTGTTAACAAAATTGACCTACCTTCTGCTGATCCACTTAGAGTATTAGAAGAAGTTGAAGAAGCTATTGGTCTTGATTGTACAGAACATAATCTAATAAGTGCTAAAACAGGAGTTGGAGTAAGAGATTTAATTGATTCTATTGTAGATAGAGTTCCATCTCCAGTTGGTGATACAAATGCACCTACTAAAGCACTTATTTATGATTCTTGGTTTGATAATTACCTTGGAGCATTAGCATTAGTTCGAGTATATGATGGTAGTATTAAAAAAGGTCAAGTTGTACGTATGATGAATACAGAACACGAACAACAAGTATTATCTTTAATGTATCCTCATCCTTTAAAAAAACAAACTACTGATGAGATTAAAACAGGTGAAATTGGAATTGTTGTACTTGGGATTAAAACTGTAGATATCATTGCAGTTGGAGATACAATTACTGATGCAAAAAATAGAACAGCTAAAGCTATTGATGGGTTTGAACCTGCTAAACCATTTGTATTTGCAGGAATTTACCCTATTGATACGGATAAATTTGAAGACTTAAGAGATGCCTTAGATAAATTAAGACTAAATGATTCTTCAATCTCTTATGAACCTGAAAGTTCAGCAGCACTTGGAAGTGGTTTTAGAGCAGGTTTCTTAGGTATGCTTCATATGGAAGTAATTAAAGAAAGATTAGAGAGAGAATTTAACCTTGATTTAATTGCAACTGCACCAACAGTTATTTATGAAGTATTAACAAATACTGGTGAAAAAATTGTGATTCGTAATCCTAGTGAACTACCAGAACCAAATCATATTGATACAATTTTTGAACCTTATGTAAAAGCTACTATTTTAGTACCTGATGAATTTTTAGGAAATGTAATAAAACTTCTTAATGATAAAAGAGGTATCCAAAATAAAATGGATTATATAGGTAAAAGAGTTTTACTTGAATATGATATTCCAATGAATGAAATTGTAATGGATTTTTATGATAGATTAAAATCTACAACAAAAGGTTATGCATCTTTTGATTATGAACCAATTGGATTTAGACCAGGTGTTTTACAAAAACTTGATATTAAAGTTGCAGGAGATGTTGTTGATGCACTTTCTATTATTGTTCCTGAAAACAAAGCACTTTCAAAAGGTAGAGAGTTTATTAAAGCATTAAAAGAGTTAATTCCAAGACAACTGTTTGAAGTTGCTATTCAAGCATCTATTGGCTCTAATATCATTGCACGTGAAACTGTAAAATCAACAGGGAAAAATGTAACTGCAAAATGTTATGGTGGTGATATTACAAGAAAGAGAAAACTTTTAGAAAAACAAAAAGCTGGTAAAAAAAGAATGAAATCAATAGGGAAAGTAAACGTTCCTCAAGAGGCATTTATGGCTGTATTGAAGATTTAA
- a CDS encoding glycosyltransferase, whose amino-acid sequence MRYIVFLGLLMAGLFQVFFWLIQDNRISLSQDSYGSIDSLSYSPYYGYKKDLLSDKQIEEDVKMLSFFTKRLRTYSTADADAILKVIGKRYDMTIDLGIWLSSNYKDNFKEISHAIELSKEYPHSINNIIVGNETILRKDLNSTELIGYLNYISSSVENKVTTAEVWKTWDDYPALANNVDFITVHILPYWEEVKIEDFNSYLLEKYFYIKGKFSPKEVVIGETGWPSNGYNNKGSQPGIKNQATAIRGFLNAAKDNNIKYNIIEAFDQPWKGYEEGNVGQYWGIFNEDRKLKFYINGDIEVNEYWIYQMLAAILIGAFLTLYGLRNQRLNLYHAFAYSIAAQGMAFGIVMAIVYPFNNYMNFGMWVMWSMGTLLMVPLVVITLAKANELFKNSIGTAPKRLIQNDLKSDNTPFVSIHVPAYKEQPHVLAETLTALSKLKYPNYEVLVIINNTPEEFYWKPIEKLCKDLGDKFVFLNITCTGFKAGALNKALEYTNKKTEIIAVIDADYEVESPWLTDLVPVFDDPKVAIVQAPQDHRDGDESLVKAAMNAEYAGFFDIGMIDRNEENAIVVHGTMVLIRLSSMIEVGGWGTDTIVEDSELGLRLFEAGYQAHYTNRRYGYGLLPDTIEAFKTQRHRWAYGAIQILKKHYKEFFPSSRKLNRRQKNKFVTGWFFWLSDALGPVMAVMNIIWVPVIIFVGVTIPTIALTIPIITAFLVNILHTFILYRINVKTSFRNTFLSSIASMSLQLIIFKAVFDGFIKDGLPFKRTEKGGSKATKGSTNPIKYETIFAVLLLGSFFALIFTNESRIVEIYVFAVTLLIQSIPYISAIIMRYLELKAIREDKN is encoded by the coding sequence TTGAGATATATTGTATTTTTAGGGCTTCTTATGGCAGGTTTATTCCAAGTTTTCTTTTGGCTTATTCAAGATAATCGAATATCATTGAGTCAAGATTCTTATGGAAGTATTGATTCTTTATCCTATTCTCCTTATTATGGATATAAAAAGGATTTACTCTCTGATAAACAGATTGAAGAGGATGTAAAAATGTTGTCTTTTTTTACTAAAAGGCTTAGAACTTATTCAACAGCTGATGCTGATGCAATTTTAAAAGTTATTGGAAAAAGATACGATATGACTATTGACTTAGGTATTTGGTTAAGTAGTAATTATAAAGATAACTTTAAAGAAATATCTCATGCAATTGAACTTAGTAAAGAATACCCTCATAGTATTAATAATATTATTGTTGGAAATGAAACAATTTTAAGAAAAGATTTAAACAGTACTGAATTAATTGGATATTTAAACTATATATCAAGTTCTGTTGAAAATAAGGTGACTACTGCAGAAGTATGGAAAACTTGGGATGATTACCCAGCTTTAGCAAATAATGTTGATTTTATTACAGTGCATATTTTACCTTATTGGGAAGAGGTTAAAATAGAAGATTTTAATTCTTATCTCTTAGAAAAATATTTTTATATTAAAGGGAAATTTTCACCCAAAGAAGTAGTTATTGGTGAAACAGGATGGCCAAGTAATGGATATAATAACAAAGGCTCACAACCAGGTATAAAAAATCAAGCTACAGCGATTAGAGGTTTTTTAAATGCTGCAAAGGATAATAATATTAAATATAATATTATTGAAGCTTTTGATCAACCATGGAAAGGTTATGAAGAAGGAAATGTAGGGCAATATTGGGGTATTTTTAATGAAGATAGAAAATTAAAGTTTTATATAAATGGTGATATCGAAGTAAATGAATATTGGATTTATCAAATGCTTGCGGCAATTTTAATTGGTGCATTTTTAACTCTTTATGGTCTTCGAAATCAAAGACTAAATTTATACCATGCCTTTGCATATAGTATCGCAGCACAAGGTATGGCTTTTGGTATTGTAATGGCAATTGTTTATCCATTTAATAATTATATGAATTTTGGTATGTGGGTAATGTGGAGTATGGGTACACTTTTAATGGTTCCTTTAGTTGTAATTACTTTAGCAAAAGCAAATGAATTATTTAAAAACTCTATTGGAACAGCCCCTAAAAGATTAATTCAAAATGATTTAAAATCTGATAATACTCCTTTTGTATCGATTCATGTCCCTGCATATAAAGAGCAACCACATGTTTTAGCAGAAACTTTGACAGCGTTATCAAAGCTTAAATATCCAAATTATGAAGTACTTGTTATTATAAATAATACACCTGAAGAATTTTATTGGAAACCTATTGAAAAATTATGTAAAGACTTAGGTGATAAGTTTGTTTTCTTAAATATTACATGTACAGGATTTAAAGCAGGGGCATTAAATAAGGCATTAGAATATACAAATAAGAAAACAGAAATTATTGCAGTAATTGATGCTGATTATGAAGTTGAATCACCATGGTTAACAGATTTAGTTCCCGTTTTTGATGATCCAAAAGTTGCTATTGTTCAAGCTCCTCAAGATCATAGAGATGGTGACGAATCACTAGTAAAAGCTGCAATGAATGCAGAATATGCAGGTTTCTTTGATATTGGGATGATTGATAGAAATGAAGAAAATGCTATTGTTGTACATGGAACAATGGTTCTTATAAGACTTTCTTCTATGATTGAAGTTGGTGGATGGGGAACAGATACTATTGTAGAAGATAGTGAACTAGGACTTCGTCTTTTTGAAGCAGGGTATCAAGCACATTATACAAATAGACGATATGGATATGGATTATTACCTGATACCATTGAAGCTTTTAAAACACAAAGGCATAGATGGGCATATGGTGCGATTCAAATATTAAAAAAACATTATAAAGAATTTTTTCCTTCTTCAAGAAAATTAAATAGAAGACAGAAAAATAAATTCGTCACAGGATGGTTCTTCTGGCTAAGTGATGCATTAGGTCCTGTGATGGCTGTAATGAATATTATATGGGTTCCTGTAATAATATTTGTAGGTGTTACAATTCCTACAATTGCTCTTACAATTCCTATTATCACAGCATTTTTGGTAAATATATTACATACATTTATTTTGTATAGAATAAATGTTAAAACTTCATTTAGAAATACATTTTTAAGTTCAATTGCTTCGATGAGTTTACAATTAATTATATTTAAAGCCGTATTTGATGGATTTATAAAAGATGGACTTCCTTTTAAAAGAACTGAAAAAGGTGGATCTAAAGCTACAAAAGGAAGCACAAATCCAATAAAATATGAAACAATATTTGCAGTTTTATTATTGGGTTCGTTTTTTGCATTAATCTTTACCAACGAATCTAGAATTGTAGAAATTTATGTATTTGCAGTTACACTTTTAATTCAAAGTATTCCTTATATTTCAGCTATTATTATGAGATATTTAGAATTAAAAGCTATAAGAGAAGATAAAAATTAA
- a CDS encoding ComF family protein → MKCLTCDNLSFSIICKTCQKNLLTPAFHKREISKNFFNYSFYAFSDIEDLISSKYYFHGDRVYNLLAKISFHKFAINFNYKENIIAIPIDDHTRHDFSHTAILAHHLLSQNIKPLYNVLKATKIVRYAGKDLEFRKNNPRRFKVNKLKNQTVILCDDLITTGSTILEAKKALEKENNKVLFSLTLADAKL, encoded by the coding sequence ATGAAATGTCTAACTTGTGATAATTTATCTTTTTCTATTATTTGTAAAACTTGCCAGAAAAACTTATTAACTCCTGCTTTTCATAAAAGAGAAATTTCTAAGAATTTTTTTAATTATTCATTTTATGCTTTTAGTGATATAGAAGATTTAATCTCTTCAAAATACTACTTTCACGGAGATAGAGTTTATAATTTATTAGCAAAAATCTCTTTTCATAAATTCGCAATAAACTTTAATTATAAAGAAAATATTATTGCAATACCAATAGATGACCATACTAGACATGATTTTTCACATACTGCAATATTAGCCCATCATTTATTATCACAAAATATAAAACCTTTATATAATGTATTAAAAGCTACAAAAATTGTTAGATATGCAGGTAAAGATTTAGAATTTAGAAAAAATAATCCAAGAAGATTTAAAGTAAATAAATTAAAGAATCAAACTGTGATTCTTTGTGATGATTTAATTACAACAGGAAGTACGATATTAGAAGCAAAAAAAGCCTTGGAAAAAGAAAATAATAAAGTCCTCTTTTCTTTAACCCTAGCTGATGCTAAACTTTAG
- the hisH gene encoding imidazole glycerol phosphate synthase subunit HisH, producing MIGIIDYNMGNLASVYNACHLLDEKATIIKDPNELKNFDRIILPGVGAFKDAMKHLNDTGMYDAIHEFSKSGKPMIGICLGMQLLFESSQEFGHTEGLGLIDGHVIKFDKTKMHEDIKIPHMGWNTIVNKEHALFEGLKDPYLYFVHSYHAVTNERNVIGKTTYGYDFVSAVNKDNIYGFQPHPEKSHDNGLKILKNFTNI from the coding sequence GTGATAGGAATTATTGATTATAATATGGGAAACTTAGCAAGTGTTTATAATGCTTGTCATTTGTTAGATGAAAAAGCAACGATTATTAAAGATCCAAATGAATTGAAAAACTTTGATAGAATCATATTACCAGGTGTTGGAGCATTTAAAGATGCAATGAAACACTTAAATGATACTGGAATGTATGATGCAATTCATGAATTTTCAAAAAGCGGAAAACCAATGATTGGTATTTGTCTTGGAATGCAACTTTTATTTGAAAGTTCACAAGAATTTGGACATACAGAGGGTCTTGGTTTGATTGATGGGCATGTTATTAAATTTGATAAAACAAAAATGCATGAAGATATTAAAATACCCCATATGGGTTGGAATACAATTGTTAATAAAGAGCATGCTCTTTTTGAAGGACTAAAAGATCCTTACCTTTATTTTGTTCATTCATACCATGCAGTTACCAATGAAAGAAATGTAATTGGAAAAACAACTTATGGATATGATTTTGTAAGTGCAGTAAATAAAGATAATATTTATGGTTTCCAACCACATCCAGAAAAGTCACATGATAATGGACTTAAAATTTTAAAAAACTTTACAAATATATAA
- the hisA gene encoding 1-(5-phosphoribosyl)-5-[(5-phosphoribosylamino)methylideneamino]imidazole-4-carboxamide isomerase, translated as MDILPAIDLKDGKAVRLSKGLMESAKIYSDEPWQVAKRFEELGSKWLHIVDLNGAFAGEPANLEQIRKIRENCNLKIELGGGIRDEETIKMYIELGVDRLILGSIAVKDPQFVKDMAAKYPIAVGIDAMNGMVAVEGWAEVSTMEATTLAKEFANAGVKAIICTDISKDGMLCGVNVEFTESIALASGVDTIASGGVKDINDITNCKANGNIAGVIVGKAFYEGTLDLEEAFKVL; from the coding sequence ATGGATATATTACCAGCAATTGATCTAAAAGATGGAAAAGCAGTAAGACTAAGTAAAGGTCTAATGGAAAGTGCAAAAATCTATTCTGATGAACCATGGCAAGTTGCTAAGAGATTTGAAGAATTAGGCTCAAAATGGCTTCATATAGTTGATTTGAATGGTGCATTTGCTGGTGAACCAGCTAACTTAGAACAAATTAGAAAAATCAGAGAAAACTGTAATCTAAAAATAGAACTTGGTGGTGGTATTAGAGATGAAGAAACTATCAAAATGTATATTGAACTTGGTGTTGATAGATTAATACTTGGTTCAATTGCAGTTAAAGATCCACAATTTGTAAAAGATATGGCTGCAAAATATCCAATTGCTGTTGGAATTGATGCTATGAATGGAATGGTTGCAGTTGAAGGTTGGGCAGAAGTATCAACAATGGAAGCTACAACGTTAGCTAAAGAGTTCGCAAATGCAGGTGTTAAAGCTATTATTTGTACTGATATTTCAAAAGATGGAATGCTTTGTGGTGTGAATGTAGAATTTACGGAATCAATTGCACTTGCATCAGGTGTTGATACAATTGCAAGTGGTGGAGTAAAAGATATTAATGATATTACAAACTGTAAAGCAAATGGAAATATTGCAGGTGTTATTGTAGGAAAAGCATTTTATGAGGGAACACTAGATTTAGAAGAAGCATTTAAAGTACTTTAA
- the ypmT gene encoding protein YpmT gives MCLLISIIFAGLAYTFFDDGNMQGFYINISISLFFILLMIRNIIKTKKDRNSK, from the coding sequence ATGTGTCTTCTAATTTCCATAATATTTGCAGGGCTTGCATATACCTTTTTTGATGATGGGAATATGCAAGGCTTTTATATAAATATATCTATCTCTTTATTTTTCATATTACTAATGATTAGAAATATTATAAAAACTAAAAAAGATAGAAACTCAAAATGA